One region of Culex pipiens pallens isolate TS chromosome 2, TS_CPP_V2, whole genome shotgun sequence genomic DNA includes:
- the LOC120417564 gene encoding eukaryotic translation initiation factor 3 subunit B, whose protein sequence is MAKKKGDQYDSDGAEDQDYDEEPVFEDPAGFVDDVGDDELLGDFLKQKPCESDGVENVIVVDNIPVVGPARFPKLQGVLEKIFKNAGTIVNIHYPKDDEENTKGFAFIEFKNPEMAEEAVKAFNNYRLDKSHTLLVNLFSDFQKYSDIPKDWSPPESQPYKVQNDLYTFLSEPDAQDQFCVVAESTPGAVQVQFWHNTQPEPVELLTRERFTETYVKWSPLGTYIVTFHKQGVVIWGGSSFTKINKFAHSNTQYVDFSPCEQYLVTYGPNGQKIIIWDIRTGTEKRSFVSDGSSNMSMFRWSHDDKYVARMGDNAIHVYETNTFYLLDKKSIKVQGIRNFSWSPTDNIIAYWMSEDIDAPARVTLLEIPKKIEVRNKNLFNVADCKIHWQKSGDYLCVKVDRYSKSKKDKKDADVKFLGMFYNFEIFHMREKDIPVDSVEVKETILAFAWEPVGSKFSIIHGEPSNANVSFYEAKKGQEPTMLRKMEKKVCSHLFWSPRGQFIVLANLQMGSFEFVDTNDFTIMKSGDHYRASEVEWDPTGRYVVTGTSGKVKEDHGYHLWSFQGRILKRVNLKNFMLFLWRPRPPTLLPDERQKEIRKNLKKYYAQFESKDRVRMTRASKELLEKRAKLREQFVEYRAKRVNDWEEQKYRRMQLRNNMDTDTLEADPDNVEEEIVEILVREDTTLLE, encoded by the exons ATGGCCAAAAAGAAAGGCGACCAGTACGACAGCGATGGGGCCGAGGACCAGGACTACGACGAGGAGCCCGTCTTTGAGGATCCGGCCGGTTTCGTGGACGACGTCGGCGATGACG aACTGCTGGGGGATTTTTTGAAGCAGAAGCCGTGCGAATCGGATGGGGTGGAGAATGTGATTGTGGTGGACAACATTCCGGTGGTTGGGCCGGCTCGGTTCCCGAAGTTGCAGGGAGTGTTGGAGAAGATCTTTAAGAATGCCGGGACGATTGTGAATATTCACTACCCGAAGGACGATGAGGAGAACACGAAGGGATTCGCGTTTATTGAGTTTAAGAATCCGGAGATGGCTGAGGAAGCGGTGAAGGCGTTCAACAATTACCGGTTGGACAAGTCGCATACGCTGCTGGTGAATCTGTTTTCGGACTTCCAAAAGTACTCGGACATTCCGAAGGATTGGAGCCCACCGGAGTCGCAGCCGTACAAGGTGCAGAATGATTTGTACACGTTCTTGTCGGAGCCGGACGCGCAGGACCAGTTCTGTGTGGTTGCGGAGTCGACGCCTGGCGCCGTGCAGGTTCAGTTTTGGCACAACACGCAACCCGAACCGGTTGAGCTGTTGACGCGTGAGCGATTCACGGAAACCTACGTCAAGTGGTCGCCGCTTGGGACGTACATTGTGACGTTCCACAAGCAGGGAGTCGTCATCTGGGGCGGTTCCAGCTTCACCAAGATCAACAAGTTTGCCCACTCCAACACCCAGTACGTGGACTTTTCCCCCTGCGAACAGTATTTGGTAACGTACGGCCCGAACGGCCAGAAGATCATCATCTGGGACATCCGCACCGGTACGGAGAAGCGATCGTTCGTGTCGGACGGCTCCTCCAACATGTCCATGTTCCGCTGGTCCCACGACGATAAGTACGTCGCACGGATGGGCGACAACGCGATCCACGTCTACGAAACCAACACCTTCTACCTGCTCGACAAGAAGTCCATCAAGGTGCAGGGCATCCGCAACTTCAGCTGGTCCCCCACGGACAACATTATCGCGTACTGGATGTCCGAGGACATTGACGCCCCTGCCCGTGTGACCCTGCTCGAGATCCCCAAGAAGATCGAAGTCCGCAACAAGAACCTGTTCAACGTCGCCGACTGCAAGATCCACTGGCAAAAGTCCGGCGATTACCTGTGCGTCAAGGTCGACCGCTACTCCAAGTCCAAGAAGGACAAAAAGGACGCCGACGTCAAGTTCCTCggcatgttctacaactttgaaaTCTTCCACATGCGCGAAAAGGACATCCCCGTGGACTCGGTCGAGGTGAAGGAAACGATCCTCGCGTTCGCCTGGGAACCGGTCGGCTCCAAGTTCTCCATCATCCACGGCGAACCGTCGAACGCGAACGTCAGCTTCTACGAGGCCAAGAAGGGCCAGGAGCCGACGATGCTCCGCAAGATGGAGAAGAAGGTGTGCAGCCATCTGTTCTGGTCGCCGCGCGGCCAGTTCATCGTGCTGGCCAACCTGCAGATGGGCTCGTTCGAGTTTGTCGACACGAACGACTTTACGATCATGAAGAGCGGCGACCACTACCGTGCGTCCGAGGTCGAGTGGGACCCGACCGGGCGGTACGTCGTGACGGGAACGTCCGGAAAG GTCAAGGAGGACCACGGCTACCACCTGTGGTCGTTCCAGGGCCGGATACTGAAGCGCGTCAACCTGAAGAACTTTATGCTGTTCCTGTGGCGGCCGCGCCCGCCCACGCTGCTGCCCGACGAGCGCCAGAAGGAGATTCGCAAGAACCTCAAGAAGTACTACGCGCAGTTCGAGAGCAAGGACCGCGTCCGGATGACGCGCGCCTCGAAGGAGCTGCTCGAGAAGCGGGCCAAGCTGCGCGAGCAGTTTGTCGAGTACCGCGCCAAGCGGGTCAACGACTGGGAGGAGCAAAAGTATCGCCGCATGCAGCTGCGAAACA ATATGGATACCGATACGCTGGAGGCTGATCCAGACAATGTGGAGGAGGAGATTGTTGAAATTCTAGTACGCGAAGACACCACCCTGCTCGAGTAG